A window from Vulcanimicrobium alpinum encodes these proteins:
- a CDS encoding glycosyltransferase family 2 protein, giving the protein MTTTERTPLVSIGLPVYNGERFLREAIDSILAQTFTDFELIISDNASTDATNAICLEYAARDPRVRYVRNERNMGASYNYNRVTELSRGKYIRHAAYDDVLAPTNIERCVEVMEADDGISLCYPQMSRIDEHGRIIDTFTDSLDLPETDPVARWRRFHELCDADSMCDPVFGLFRGSVLKSTPVLGRFASADVILLAEVALRGRVHEVREVLFFERWFPGTSVNANRTPDDRAAWFDPNARGRWENHCPHYRWLTEYIATIGRAPLTAQQKLACLAVLAPWIWKNKHGLVVGPAALALKLAGMERLAIRTSARWL; this is encoded by the coding sequence ATGACGACCACAGAACGGACGCCGCTCGTCTCGATCGGCCTGCCCGTCTATAACGGAGAGCGGTTTCTCCGCGAAGCAATCGATTCGATTCTCGCCCAGACGTTTACGGACTTCGAACTGATCATCTCGGACAATGCGTCGACCGACGCGACGAATGCGATCTGCCTCGAGTACGCAGCGCGCGATCCGCGGGTTCGCTACGTTCGGAACGAACGCAATATGGGCGCCTCGTACAACTACAACCGCGTGACCGAACTCTCGCGCGGCAAGTATATCCGCCACGCCGCGTACGACGACGTTCTGGCCCCGACGAATATCGAGCGCTGCGTCGAAGTCATGGAGGCCGACGACGGCATCTCCCTCTGCTATCCGCAGATGAGCCGGATCGACGAACACGGGCGCATCATCGATACCTTCACCGATAGCCTCGACCTTCCGGAGACCGACCCCGTGGCGCGGTGGCGCCGATTCCACGAGCTGTGCGACGCCGATTCGATGTGCGATCCGGTCTTCGGGCTCTTCCGGGGATCGGTGCTCAAATCGACGCCCGTGCTAGGGCGGTTCGCGTCGGCCGACGTCATCCTGCTGGCGGAGGTCGCGCTGCGCGGACGCGTTCACGAAGTCCGCGAGGTCCTGTTTTTCGAGCGTTGGTTTCCCGGGACGTCGGTCAACGCGAACCGGACGCCGGACGATCGCGCCGCATGGTTCGATCCGAACGCGCGCGGACGGTGGGAAAACCACTGCCCGCATTATCGCTGGCTGACGGAGTACATCGCGACCATCGGCCGAGCGCCTCTCACCGCGCAGCAGAAACTCGCGTGCCTCGCCGTCCTCGCGCCGTGGATCTGGAAAAACAAACACGGTCTGGTCGTGGGACCGGCCGCCCTGGCGTTGAAATTAGCCGGGATGGAACGGCTGGCAATACGTACCTCGGCCCGGTGGCTCTGA
- a CDS encoding glucosamine inositolphosphorylceramide transferase family protein, whose product METARLGVVAGDLVYAWQRDALDRLRANGAAIVARFAARKDEGPAPLPPPAARLASGIAAAFAPVRWDAPPIVSPERAAHLDAVLIFAQAAVPEFLLRARWGMWEVVLPGDPPAFDLVERGAPVAEVRVERVGASERTVITTAATLVDRTSYRSTLRRVVDLAVSLPADAVRRSRAAVAEQRLAPPAPNAARISARRAALLSIRCALRRGRHAVVRRLVHDRWRLGVLRTDPAAIVSGTAAQISWLDLPRGHFWADPFPFASGGRFEVLCEGYDYGRDRGYLARVPLEGGRVCGPPRDLARLDHHLSYPYVVEDGTSRYVMPEQSQARRVALYEVTSAGLREARVLIEGVAAVDPTLLRRDDRWWLFITDDAVDNNGELLLFHAATLDGPWDAHPLNPIVRDVRCARPAGTPFVIDGVLYRPAQDCSDDYGARVAIARVDVLTPSAYRETVVAHVAPPAHGRGRHGLHTFALRDGLCVVDGKDRVFDPAATLAILRSDVRRLRRTSSQPSHTSAAPQVFQPS is encoded by the coding sequence GTGGAAACCGCCCGTCTCGGCGTCGTCGCCGGTGACCTCGTCTACGCCTGGCAGCGCGATGCCCTCGACCGGCTTCGCGCCAACGGCGCGGCGATCGTCGCGCGCTTTGCGGCGCGGAAGGACGAAGGTCCCGCGCCGCTGCCGCCGCCGGCGGCGCGCCTCGCGTCCGGCATCGCCGCCGCCTTCGCGCCGGTGCGATGGGACGCTCCGCCGATCGTCTCGCCGGAACGCGCCGCCCACCTCGATGCGGTGCTGATCTTCGCGCAGGCGGCGGTTCCCGAGTTTCTGCTGCGCGCCCGATGGGGCATGTGGGAAGTCGTGCTGCCCGGAGATCCGCCCGCGTTCGATCTCGTCGAGCGAGGAGCACCTGTCGCCGAGGTCCGCGTCGAGCGTGTCGGTGCGTCGGAGCGCACCGTCATCACCACCGCAGCGACGCTCGTCGACCGCACGTCTTACCGCAGCACGCTGCGGCGCGTCGTCGATCTCGCGGTCTCGCTTCCGGCCGACGCCGTACGGCGTTCCCGCGCGGCCGTCGCGGAGCAGCGGCTAGCGCCGCCCGCGCCCAACGCGGCGCGGATCAGCGCTCGTCGAGCCGCGCTCCTGTCGATTCGCTGCGCACTTCGCCGCGGCCGACACGCGGTCGTGCGGCGGCTCGTCCACGACCGCTGGCGCCTTGGAGTTCTGCGGACCGACCCCGCAGCGATCGTCTCCGGGACCGCGGCGCAGATCTCCTGGCTGGATCTCCCGCGGGGGCATTTCTGGGCCGATCCGTTCCCCTTCGCTTCCGGCGGCCGCTTCGAAGTGCTGTGCGAGGGATACGATTACGGGCGCGATCGCGGCTACCTCGCGCGCGTGCCGCTGGAGGGCGGCCGCGTTTGCGGACCTCCGCGAGATCTCGCGCGCCTCGACCATCACCTCTCCTACCCGTACGTCGTCGAGGACGGCACATCGCGGTACGTGATGCCGGAGCAATCGCAGGCACGTCGCGTCGCGCTGTACGAGGTCACGAGCGCCGGCTTGCGCGAAGCGCGCGTGCTGATCGAAGGCGTGGCTGCGGTCGACCCGACGCTCCTGCGCCGCGACGATCGGTGGTGGCTGTTCATCACCGACGATGCCGTCGACAACAACGGGGAACTGCTGCTCTTCCACGCGGCGACGCTCGACGGTCCGTGGGACGCGCATCCGCTCAACCCCATCGTCCGCGACGTGCGCTGCGCGCGTCCCGCCGGTACGCCGTTCGTCATCGACGGCGTCCTCTATCGCCCCGCGCAAGACTGCTCCGACGACTACGGCGCTCGCGTCGCGATTGCGCGCGTCGACGTGCTCACGCCGAGCGCCTACCGGGAAACCGTCGTGGCCCACGTCGCACCGCCGGCGCACGGTCGCGGACGGCACGGTCTGCATACCTTCGCGCTGCGCGATGGTCTCTGCGTCGTCGACGGCAAGGACCGCGTCTTCGACCCGGCCGCCACCTTGGCGATTCTCCGTTCCGACGTTCGGCGGCTGCGCCGCACGTCGTCCCAACCTTCGCACACCTCCGCCGCCCCACAGGTTTTCCAACCGTCATGA
- a CDS encoding glycosyltransferase, whose translation MEARSPGQAPIRVVHLVDVMGTAKLWGKERAIATLMERQRQAGLVPQLVTFTANALVDTLAAAGYRTAVLGSRKRRVPVGAFASLMRLLRAEPATVLHTHGYKANIVGRAARAAGAPIGRLVATVHGMNDETLALTFYHRLDRWSAPLSHAVALADASLAPSFPRSARVGFVANAIPNRAAFTAAERDAARRRFNLAGDAFVVGLLGRVTAAKGALDALAVARACRDPRIVFVFAGDGEVALRADVPENVRFLGYVENSDGYLPALDVYLQASHFEGLSLALLEAMRGGLACIATDVGSTDRAIDDGRTGLLVPAHDRVKIAEAIERLAASDDDRTRLAAAARNRFITDFTIEPHYRAYQELYGLS comes from the coding sequence GTGGAAGCCCGCTCCCCCGGCCAGGCGCCGATTCGAGTTGTCCATCTGGTCGACGTGATGGGCACGGCGAAGCTGTGGGGCAAGGAGCGGGCGATCGCGACGCTGATGGAGCGTCAGCGGCAAGCCGGGCTCGTTCCGCAGCTCGTGACCTTCACCGCCAATGCGCTCGTCGATACGCTGGCGGCAGCCGGCTATCGAACTGCGGTCCTCGGCAGCCGCAAGCGGCGCGTTCCGGTCGGCGCGTTCGCATCGCTGATGCGCCTGCTGCGCGCCGAACCTGCGACCGTGCTCCACACGCACGGGTACAAGGCGAATATCGTGGGTCGCGCCGCGCGCGCCGCCGGCGCGCCGATCGGCCGGCTCGTCGCGACCGTCCACGGGATGAACGACGAAACCCTCGCGCTCACGTTCTACCATCGTCTCGACCGCTGGAGCGCCCCGCTCAGCCACGCGGTCGCCCTCGCGGACGCAAGTCTCGCTCCCTCGTTTCCGCGTTCCGCCCGGGTCGGGTTCGTCGCGAACGCGATTCCCAACCGGGCCGCGTTCACGGCGGCCGAGCGCGATGCCGCGCGGCGCCGGTTCAATCTCGCCGGCGATGCGTTCGTCGTCGGGCTGCTGGGGCGGGTGACGGCTGCAAAGGGCGCCCTCGACGCGCTGGCGGTGGCCCGCGCATGCCGCGACCCGCGCATCGTGTTCGTCTTCGCCGGCGACGGCGAGGTCGCGCTCCGTGCGGACGTCCCGGAGAACGTCCGGTTTCTCGGCTACGTCGAGAATTCCGACGGCTATCTTCCGGCGCTCGACGTGTATCTGCAGGCGTCGCACTTCGAAGGCCTCAGCCTCGCCCTGCTCGAGGCGATGCGCGGCGGCCTGGCATGCATAGCGACCGACGTGGGTTCGACCGATCGTGCGATCGACGACGGACGAACCGGTCTGCTCGTTCCGGCGCACGATCGCGTCAAGATCGCCGAAGCGATCGAACGGCTCGCTGCGAGTGACGACGACCGGACCCGCCTTGCCGCCGCGGCCCGGAACCGTTTCATCACCGACTTCACGATCGAACCGCACTACCGTGCGTATCAGGAACTCTACGGCTTGAGTTGA
- a CDS encoding glycosyltransferase family 2 protein, producing the protein MSDEPAAKVAAPRVSVIVPLFNKAPSVARSLASIANQTHRDLEAIVVDDGSTDGGDAAVAALGDPRFRLIRQANAGPGAARNRGIAHASGEYVAFLDADDTWDPTYLERMIARLDAQPEAVAAVCSYRTERRSLLPRRLREGLRDGLARIVPETPAPFVVALVAFMDPCTIVVRRADVVRVGGFYERDRCVYGEDAFLAFKLVFSGAIQLVLADLATKYLECSALNVRRRARPLEPLFVGAAELRACAKPELRPLLDDALALRAGKAACVMTYWGRHREARSLVAGFTRRRDLLRGWVVLGRLCASPIGALAAAARQLKP; encoded by the coding sequence ATGTCCGATGAGCCGGCGGCGAAGGTCGCAGCGCCTCGCGTTTCGGTGATCGTCCCGCTGTTCAACAAGGCGCCGAGCGTCGCGCGCAGTTTGGCGTCGATCGCGAATCAGACGCATCGCGACCTGGAGGCGATCGTCGTCGACGACGGTTCCACCGACGGCGGCGATGCCGCCGTCGCGGCGCTCGGCGATCCGCGTTTCCGGCTGATCCGCCAAGCGAATGCCGGCCCCGGCGCTGCACGAAATCGCGGGATCGCGCATGCGTCCGGGGAGTACGTCGCGTTTCTCGATGCGGACGACACCTGGGACCCGACCTATCTGGAACGGATGATCGCGCGCCTCGACGCGCAGCCGGAAGCCGTCGCGGCGGTCTGCTCGTACCGGACGGAGCGGCGTTCGCTGCTGCCGCGGCGTCTGCGCGAAGGGCTGCGTGACGGGCTCGCGCGTATCGTGCCGGAGACGCCCGCACCGTTTGTCGTCGCGTTGGTTGCGTTCATGGATCCATGCACGATCGTCGTGCGCCGGGCCGACGTCGTGCGCGTAGGCGGCTTCTACGAGCGCGATCGCTGCGTTTACGGCGAGGATGCCTTCCTCGCGTTCAAGCTCGTGTTTTCCGGTGCGATCCAGCTTGTGCTCGCGGACTTGGCGACCAAATATCTCGAGTGCTCGGCCCTCAACGTCCGCCGGCGTGCCCGTCCGCTCGAACCGCTCTTCGTCGGCGCGGCCGAGTTGCGCGCCTGCGCGAAACCGGAGCTGCGTCCGCTGCTCGACGACGCCCTGGCGTTGCGCGCCGGCAAAGCAGCGTGCGTGATGACCTACTGGGGACGCCATCGCGAAGCGCGCAGCCTCGTTGCCGGCTTTACGCGCCGGCGCGACCTACTCCGCGGCTGGGTCGTGCTCGGGCGGCTCTGCGCGTCACCGATCGGCGCACTCGCCGCCGCGGCGCGTCAACTCAAGCCGTAG
- a CDS encoding glycosyltransferase family 39 protein — translation MESRRRSLIPIAIVCVVLGAGFRLWHLDGQTFSSDETVAAQHVAGYVEQDVLNALGDARPVHAKEAERFVVPTGERGTRSVVAALAREDPQHPPLFYVLERWWLAPAGPSIAAERALSAIFGLLGIAATWWLCALAGRSAVAGWAGAAVFALSPFEVVYAQQLREYALFATLTMASAALLILALRAPRWWTIVALAIAVAAGLYTFSLFVLVVAAEATIVVILRPARRTALVVAAAFAAALVAWSPWMVVLARGRDLVTSTNDWSGTRWSPLALIAKWLYNAAISSFDLIYLNARWAPLAAIVLLIVGIALWETRRASAEARAIVWALLAWTFGALALTDLIAGGHRSTVARYTTPAYCALIVAVAVWVSTGWRGDGKRFAFRSACALLLCVLGAASLGTRATRTVWWDNAKESGIRPIAATIDEAKLPVLVTDGNWPLLVNLSRYVRTNPTLTLVSADRVATLVTAHGRALVVTTSAASRRTVIAARSVRTRVVTDAARSADAVSLFRSRLASARADKADDVDDSHAAVLEVAGRTERPPGHLTRDLGPSLIATGAGTVGRIYVR, via the coding sequence ATGGAGAGCCGCAGGCGGTCGCTGATTCCAATCGCGATCGTGTGCGTCGTGCTGGGAGCTGGGTTCCGGCTGTGGCACCTTGACGGCCAGACGTTCAGCTCCGACGAAACCGTCGCGGCGCAGCACGTCGCGGGCTACGTCGAGCAAGACGTCCTGAACGCGCTCGGTGATGCGCGCCCGGTTCACGCGAAGGAAGCGGAACGATTCGTGGTGCCGACCGGGGAACGTGGGACACGCAGCGTTGTCGCCGCGCTGGCACGCGAGGATCCCCAGCATCCCCCGTTGTTCTACGTTCTGGAGCGCTGGTGGCTGGCACCGGCGGGGCCGTCGATTGCCGCCGAACGCGCGCTCTCGGCGATCTTCGGGCTGCTCGGGATCGCCGCGACATGGTGGCTGTGCGCGCTCGCGGGACGCTCGGCCGTTGCCGGCTGGGCGGGCGCCGCGGTCTTCGCGCTCTCTCCGTTCGAAGTCGTGTACGCGCAGCAGCTCCGCGAATACGCCCTGTTCGCGACCTTGACGATGGCATCGGCCGCCCTGCTGATCCTGGCACTGCGCGCGCCGCGATGGTGGACGATCGTCGCCCTCGCGATCGCCGTCGCCGCGGGTCTCTATACGTTCTCGCTCTTCGTCCTCGTCGTGGCCGCAGAGGCGACGATCGTCGTCATCCTGCGGCCGGCGCGACGTACCGCCCTCGTCGTCGCGGCGGCCTTCGCCGCGGCGCTCGTCGCGTGGTCGCCGTGGATGGTCGTCCTCGCGCGCGGACGCGATCTCGTGACGTCGACGAACGATTGGTCCGGAACGCGCTGGTCGCCGCTCGCTCTCATCGCGAAGTGGCTGTACAACGCGGCGATCTCGTCCTTCGATCTCATCTATCTCAACGCGCGGTGGGCTCCGCTCGCGGCGATCGTGCTCCTGATCGTCGGCATCGCGCTGTGGGAAACGCGCAGAGCGTCGGCGGAAGCGCGAGCGATCGTGTGGGCGCTGCTCGCATGGACATTCGGCGCGCTCGCCCTTACCGATCTCATCGCGGGCGGCCATCGTTCGACCGTCGCGCGCTACACGACTCCGGCGTATTGCGCGCTGATCGTCGCCGTCGCGGTCTGGGTGTCGACCGGTTGGCGCGGCGACGGCAAGCGCTTCGCCTTTCGTTCGGCGTGCGCACTGCTGCTGTGCGTCTTGGGCGCAGCGTCCCTGGGAACGCGGGCGACGCGCACGGTGTGGTGGGATAACGCGAAGGAAAGCGGGATCCGTCCGATCGCCGCGACGATCGACGAAGCGAAGCTGCCGGTACTCGTGACGGACGGCAATTGGCCGCTCCTCGTCAACCTCTCTCGATACGTCCGGACCAACCCGACGTTGACGCTCGTTTCCGCCGACCGCGTCGCGACGCTGGTGACCGCACACGGCCGGGCTCTCGTCGTCACGACATCGGCCGCGAGCCGTCGCACGGTTATTGCCGCGCGCAGCGTGCGCACGCGCGTGGTCACCGACGCAGCGCGAAGCGCGGATGCGGTCTCGCTGTTCCGAAGCCGCCTCGCGTCCGCGCGCGCCGACAAGGCCGACGACGTCGATGATTCGCACGCCGCGGTGCTCGAGGTGGCCGGCCGCACCGAACGGCCCCCGGGACACCTGACGCGTGACCTAGGACCCTCGCTGATCGCGACGGGCGCTGGTACCGTCGGACGTATCTATGTCCGATGA
- a CDS encoding acyltransferase family protein, whose product MSGQAKNSEAVHLDHVDGLRAIAVLGVVLYHGVVHSTWPLYVQGLAASGSHGVELFFVISGLCLAFPFLRSYHRSGDLGFTASAFFAKRAVRILPPYYVVLVLFGLAALTALWRAAAAREPQGMTPHLTLPSFAAHFVFAARMEQLLDASFWTLRVEAIWYLLFPLALLAYVRARRVFWLVAAACPLAVLLNLRIPGFGTSLTMLVALPAFLLGIVAADWLLRRRTAPAWLIGLGVVAAVVAAVWEFRHPDIDNVRVRILWDFAAFAFVVLVSRSPAIRSAISTRAAIAVGVASYSIYLIHEPVVVIAEYLHVPPPLACVVGVAFGFALWWLVERTFTSDRVRRPMVAFVERMFSRAAGWRAVRGAPAPAPAAAVEAPQ is encoded by the coding sequence GTGTCCGGGCAGGCGAAGAATTCCGAGGCCGTCCACCTCGACCACGTCGACGGCCTGCGCGCGATCGCGGTCCTCGGGGTCGTGCTCTATCACGGCGTCGTGCACTCGACGTGGCCCCTGTACGTTCAAGGCTTGGCCGCCTCGGGAAGCCACGGGGTCGAGCTGTTCTTCGTGATCAGCGGCCTGTGTCTGGCGTTCCCGTTTCTGCGATCATATCACCGCAGCGGCGACCTGGGCTTCACGGCGAGCGCGTTTTTCGCAAAGCGCGCGGTCCGCATCTTGCCGCCGTATTACGTCGTGCTCGTCCTGTTCGGGCTGGCGGCGCTGACGGCGCTATGGCGAGCAGCAGCGGCGCGCGAACCGCAGGGGATGACCCCGCATCTGACGCTGCCGAGCTTTGCGGCGCACTTCGTATTCGCGGCACGGATGGAGCAGTTGCTCGACGCCTCGTTCTGGACGCTGCGCGTGGAGGCGATCTGGTATCTGCTCTTCCCGCTCGCGCTCTTGGCCTACGTGCGCGCGCGGCGCGTCTTCTGGCTCGTTGCCGCGGCATGCCCTCTCGCCGTCCTGCTCAACTTGCGCATCCCGGGCTTCGGCACGTCGCTCACGATGCTGGTCGCGCTGCCGGCATTCTTGCTCGGCATCGTCGCGGCCGACTGGCTTCTGCGGCGGCGCACCGCGCCGGCGTGGCTAATCGGTTTGGGCGTCGTTGCGGCGGTCGTCGCCGCCGTGTGGGAGTTTCGGCATCCGGATATCGACAACGTCCGGGTACGCATCCTGTGGGATTTCGCCGCCTTCGCGTTCGTCGTGCTCGTGAGTCGCTCGCCAGCGATCCGGTCGGCGATTTCGACGCGTGCCGCGATCGCGGTCGGCGTCGCATCGTACAGCATCTATCTGATCCACGAGCCGGTCGTCGTGATCGCCGAATATCTCCACGTGCCGCCGCCTCTCGCATGTGTTGTCGGCGTTGCGTTCGGGTTCGCCTTGTGGTGGCTCGTCGAGCGCACGTTCACGTCGGATCGCGTCCGTCGTCCGATGGTGGCGTTCGTTGAGAGAATGTTTTCTCGCGCGGCTGGCTGGCGCGCAGTTCGTGGTGCCCCCGCGCCCGCTCCGGCCGCGGCCGTCGAAGCGCCGCAATAG
- a CDS encoding O-antigen ligase family protein: MRTAVGRPRQYGRMVAVAYFLAGALAAAMIAGAPMIPFSGSTFGIEAAVALALAPVAIALAIERPLIFPYALWAALVPFDNLLVLPGIGKIAKPLGAAAALAAIISMLVRRRGLIPSAAVGGWLLLTAFAIASLWWTEDTALGTLMLQMLGGLLAVGAIIAMVPADETDLIALFCGVVGGGTAASIFAIMVHSATGQWIYINSIDHNHFGAALILPALAATAAAISLREPVRVTLCALAAVICVAGIGITESRGALISFGFGVAYLIVRSPHRKQLIGAVLAGVAMLALIPGVFARFNDPTTSDASGRYQIWHIGFAAFKHRWLAGHGFGSFLAAYQASFLEYSQSVATAQRIQQSHNILVQFGVELGLVGLALLLLAWWWQFRTLRRIGLHEGGWTDARFAIEANTIALFVAAMSLDFVTFKYTWLSMSAAWIVHAAYRSRTVRAAEARLDEPAPHPYALGFSRFSLRNRRRGFASTATNSRPLYPGARIP; the protein is encoded by the coding sequence ATGAGGACAGCGGTCGGACGGCCACGTCAGTACGGCCGCATGGTCGCCGTCGCCTACTTCCTCGCAGGAGCGCTCGCGGCCGCGATGATCGCCGGCGCGCCGATGATTCCGTTCTCGGGGAGCACGTTCGGGATCGAGGCTGCCGTCGCGCTGGCTCTCGCACCCGTTGCGATCGCGCTCGCCATCGAACGCCCGCTCATCTTCCCGTATGCGCTTTGGGCGGCGCTGGTCCCGTTCGACAACCTGCTGGTGCTGCCGGGGATCGGAAAGATCGCGAAACCGCTGGGGGCGGCGGCCGCTCTGGCTGCGATCATCTCGATGCTCGTTCGCCGCAGAGGGCTCATCCCGTCGGCTGCGGTGGGCGGCTGGCTCCTGCTGACGGCGTTCGCCATCGCGAGTTTGTGGTGGACGGAAGACACCGCGCTCGGCACCCTCATGCTGCAGATGCTCGGCGGCCTGCTTGCCGTGGGCGCGATCATCGCGATGGTTCCCGCCGACGAAACCGATCTGATCGCGCTCTTTTGCGGCGTCGTCGGCGGCGGCACGGCCGCGAGCATCTTCGCCATCATGGTGCACTCCGCGACGGGCCAGTGGATCTATATCAACTCCATCGACCACAACCATTTCGGCGCGGCGCTGATCCTGCCGGCCCTCGCCGCGACGGCAGCCGCGATCTCGCTCCGCGAACCCGTGCGCGTCACCCTGTGTGCGCTGGCGGCGGTCATCTGCGTCGCGGGCATCGGCATCACGGAATCACGCGGCGCGCTGATCTCGTTCGGCTTCGGCGTCGCGTATCTCATCGTTCGGTCGCCGCACCGCAAGCAACTGATCGGGGCGGTGCTCGCCGGCGTCGCGATGCTCGCCCTCATCCCCGGTGTCTTTGCCCGCTTCAACGATCCGACGACCAGCGACGCCTCCGGCCGATATCAGATCTGGCACATCGGTTTTGCAGCGTTCAAGCACCGCTGGCTAGCCGGTCACGGGTTCGGCTCGTTTCTCGCCGCCTATCAGGCCTCGTTTCTGGAGTATTCGCAGTCGGTCGCAACCGCCCAGCGCATCCAGCAATCGCACAATATCCTCGTCCAGTTCGGCGTCGAGCTCGGGCTCGTGGGACTCGCCCTGCTCCTGCTCGCCTGGTGGTGGCAATTCCGAACCCTTCGGCGGATCGGATTACACGAGGGCGGGTGGACCGATGCGCGGTTTGCGATCGAGGCAAACACGATCGCACTCTTCGTCGCCGCAATGTCGCTGGACTTCGTGACCTTCAAGTACACGTGGCTGTCGATGTCTGCGGCCTGGATCGTGCACGCCGCGTACCGCTCGCGGACGGTTCGAGCGGCGGAAGCCCGGCTTGACGAACCCGCCCCTCACCCGTATGCGCTCGGATTCAGCAGGTTCTCTCTGCGTAACAGACGTCGAGGATTCGCAAGTACCGCGACCAATTCACGCCCGTTGTATCCGGGAGCGCGTATTCCGTAA
- a CDS encoding lipopolysaccharide biosynthesis protein: MFGRALHTLVTQALGTLAVIALGVVLARVLGPTGRGLVSYAWLVLGLVSVYAEGPAAAVVAQYATDKIRRPDVHRAMLWSLPVLIVPATCGFIVAALTLRGQGPLLAVACALPFAIYAQCVKGFFLAESRIAKANFIDLVAVTCSAILGSAVVLLGGGIVGALAAWAAAYVVSAVYAAISLERAPALPNATKHGEPVALARDQFVFGGKSGIVFGVGYVNLRMGLFVVAGVLGPAALGVFTIAVSVSELLWKISNAISWSAFGRIAGEDDERVRLLVGRLTRTIVLMESVLAAFLFIAGPWLIVHVYGSSFAGAGLPLRIMVLGIAAYAIEPVLGYFLLVRCKRPMLVLAIQLISAAACAAIAFATIPAFGLAGAAVATAASYAGVVMVKALIVARTLRLPLSALFIPRVDDARAIAREVIRFVERRRRDAIGPSEAAA, from the coding sequence GTGTTCGGTAGAGCGCTGCATACGCTCGTGACGCAGGCGCTCGGCACGCTCGCCGTGATCGCCCTCGGCGTGGTGCTTGCGCGCGTGCTCGGACCCACCGGCCGAGGCCTCGTGTCCTACGCTTGGCTCGTGCTCGGCCTCGTCTCCGTCTACGCCGAGGGTCCGGCGGCCGCCGTCGTCGCCCAGTATGCGACCGACAAGATTCGCCGCCCCGACGTCCACCGCGCGATGCTGTGGTCGCTGCCGGTGCTGATCGTTCCGGCCACCTGCGGATTCATCGTCGCAGCGCTCACGCTTCGCGGGCAAGGACCGCTGCTCGCGGTCGCGTGCGCGCTGCCGTTCGCGATCTACGCGCAGTGCGTGAAGGGTTTCTTCCTCGCCGAAAGCCGCATTGCTAAGGCCAACTTCATCGACCTCGTCGCAGTCACGTGTTCCGCAATACTCGGTTCGGCCGTCGTCCTGCTCGGAGGCGGGATCGTCGGCGCGCTTGCCGCCTGGGCGGCTGCGTACGTCGTGTCCGCCGTTTACGCCGCGATCTCGCTCGAACGCGCGCCCGCGCTGCCCAACGCAACGAAGCACGGCGAGCCGGTTGCCCTCGCGCGCGACCAGTTCGTGTTCGGCGGGAAATCCGGGATCGTTTTCGGCGTCGGATATGTAAACTTGCGCATGGGTCTGTTCGTGGTCGCCGGGGTGCTCGGCCCGGCGGCGCTCGGCGTCTTCACGATCGCCGTGAGCGTTTCCGAGCTGCTCTGGAAGATCAGCAACGCAATCTCCTGGAGCGCCTTCGGGCGCATCGCGGGCGAAGACGACGAACGCGTGCGGTTGCTGGTCGGTCGTCTGACCCGGACCATCGTGCTGATGGAATCGGTGCTCGCCGCGTTTCTCTTCATCGCCGGTCCTTGGCTGATCGTTCACGTGTACGGCTCGTCGTTCGCGGGTGCCGGCCTGCCGTTGCGCATCATGGTGCTCGGGATTGCGGCGTATGCGATCGAGCCGGTTTTGGGGTATTTCCTCCTCGTGCGGTGCAAACGGCCGATGCTGGTCCTCGCGATCCAGCTCATCTCGGCGGCGGCGTGCGCGGCGATCGCGTTTGCGACGATCCCGGCGTTCGGCCTGGCCGGCGCGGCAGTCGCGACGGCAGCATCGTACGCGGGCGTGGTGATGGTGAAAGCCCTCATCGTCGCGCGAACCCTGCGCCTGCCGCTCTCCGCGCTGTTCATCCCGCGGGTCGACGACGCACGGGCGATCGCGCGCGAGGTGATCCGATTCGTGGAACGGCGCCGCCGGGACGCGATCGGTCCGAGTGAGGCGGCGGCATGA